In one Flavobacteriales bacterium genomic region, the following are encoded:
- a CDS encoding adenylate/guanylate cyclase domain-containing protein, producing the protein MTPFRRPIRQALARLHAAFLAVLMAGACFGQRYFFENISNQQGLPAAKVYCAAQSPDGIIWVGTEVGLASYDGMSVVSHGTADGTAPGGVFSLLVDRDGGIWAGHLDGGITWSKGRAFRSCTLGSGISSAITAWVQEKDGSILVATMGSGLWRITGTPAEDGTLNARRIGAESGLQDRILSIAALPDGRVALVSDGSGMQALAGDRIAELNLAGIPDVFRRTAIFVDGKGRVWVGTQGGGAYRCSMDGRCDRFDILTGLRSNTIYCFGEDGEGQVWIGTTDGGASCVTSDGVRSFGPDNGLHGRFVRCLVRDREGNLLIGTNESGLDIFKGDRFISYGESEGLSDPKVFAVLEDRHQRTWFGTNAGIVVLDVTGRLVEQVTSQKGQLTSNFVRCLREDDKGYVWVGTENGGLLRFDPRSGKAQEALEVSGSLADLRVTALEVGQPGELWVGGVNGLWRYLPGGGTVPTPYRTEDGLAGNHINAIFRDRDGTIWVGSTTNGVTRIDNGKATRIDLGRSFAASCFTQDQEGRIWVGTEGQGIIVLKDGKEQQRFTAEQGLLSNAIKALATDEQGHIWIGTTKGLNKWRHKQEGFIAFTERAGFTGIEVKPNAVCALRGGGVLFGTVNGATRVGDEREAERTVAPLVTIRGWTVNLEERPLEGRSSLSHDERSIRLRYGCVALSDPGAVRYMYLLDGLEDDWQPITSSTEAAYPALPPGTYTFKVKAMDRSGLWSEPPAELSFTIHPPWYRSWWFYSALAIFIGASLFSYIKVRERQLRLRNLVLEKKVEERTAEVVAQSKEIEGQKERIEDLLLNILPKEISEELKEKGKATARRHDEVTVVFTDMKGFTRVAEKMTPEELVSELDDCFVQFDEIVGRYGIEKIKTIGDSYMCAAGVPTGDAWHAHRCVLAALEVRELMSRWQKEHRSAGKEPWALRIGVHSGPVVAGVVGKRKFAYDIWGDTVNTASRMESSGEVGEVNISGATYRLVKDHFECVHRGQVEAKNKGAIDMYFVKRIKPEFSANAEGTRPNERLLRLCCVSLAQELA; encoded by the coding sequence ATGACACCATTCCGTCGCCCGATCCGGCAAGCGCTGGCAAGGCTGCATGCCGCCTTCCTGGCGGTGCTCATGGCCGGGGCGTGCTTCGGGCAGCGCTATTTCTTCGAGAACATCTCCAACCAGCAGGGCCTGCCCGCCGCCAAGGTGTACTGCGCGGCCCAGAGCCCCGATGGCATCATCTGGGTCGGCACCGAGGTGGGCCTTGCCAGCTATGATGGCATGAGCGTGGTGAGCCACGGCACGGCGGATGGCACCGCGCCGGGCGGCGTGTTCTCCCTGCTGGTCGATCGCGATGGAGGGATCTGGGCGGGCCATCTGGACGGCGGCATCACATGGAGCAAGGGGCGTGCGTTCCGTTCCTGCACCCTCGGCAGCGGGATCTCCAGCGCCATCACGGCATGGGTGCAGGAGAAGGACGGATCCATCCTGGTAGCCACCATGGGCTCAGGGCTCTGGCGCATCACGGGCACCCCGGCGGAGGATGGGACGCTCAATGCCCGTCGCATCGGTGCGGAGTCGGGTCTCCAGGACCGCATCCTTTCCATCGCGGCACTGCCCGATGGGCGGGTCGCGCTGGTCTCCGACGGCAGCGGCATGCAGGCACTGGCGGGGGACCGTATCGCCGAGCTGAACCTGGCGGGCATCCCCGATGTGTTCCGGCGCACGGCGATCTTCGTCGATGGCAAAGGACGCGTCTGGGTGGGCACCCAGGGGGGCGGGGCCTACCGCTGCAGCATGGATGGCCGCTGCGACCGCTTCGATATCCTGACCGGCCTGAGGAGCAACACCATCTACTGCTTCGGAGAGGACGGGGAGGGGCAGGTCTGGATCGGCACCACCGATGGTGGGGCCTCCTGCGTGACCAGCGACGGTGTTCGCAGCTTCGGGCCGGACAATGGGCTGCACGGGCGCTTCGTGCGCTGCCTGGTGCGCGACCGGGAGGGCAACCTGCTCATCGGAACCAACGAGAGCGGACTGGACATCTTCAAGGGCGACCGGTTCATCTCCTACGGGGAGTCCGAGGGCCTCAGCGATCCCAAGGTCTTCGCCGTGCTGGAGGATCGCCATCAGCGCACCTGGTTCGGCACCAATGCAGGCATCGTTGTGCTCGACGTGACGGGGCGGCTCGTGGAGCAGGTCACCTCGCAGAAGGGCCAGCTCACCAGCAACTTCGTCCGCTGCCTGCGCGAGGACGACAAAGGCTACGTATGGGTGGGCACCGAGAACGGGGGGCTGCTGCGCTTTGACCCGCGCTCAGGCAAGGCGCAGGAGGCACTGGAGGTCTCCGGGAGCCTCGCGGACCTGCGTGTGACGGCCTTGGAGGTTGGCCAACCGGGCGAACTGTGGGTGGGTGGCGTCAATGGACTCTGGCGCTACCTCCCTGGCGGCGGTACTGTGCCCACGCCGTACAGGACGGAGGATGGGCTGGCCGGCAATCACATCAATGCCATCTTCCGCGATCGGGACGGAACGATCTGGGTGGGCAGCACCACCAACGGCGTCACCCGGATCGACAACGGGAAGGCCACGCGGATCGACCTCGGCCGCTCCTTCGCCGCATCGTGCTTCACGCAGGATCAGGAAGGCCGCATCTGGGTGGGCACCGAGGGGCAGGGCATCATCGTGCTGAAGGACGGGAAGGAACAGCAGCGATTCACCGCGGAACAGGGGCTCCTGAGCAATGCGATCAAGGCGCTGGCCACCGACGAGCAGGGGCACATCTGGATCGGCACCACCAAGGGCCTTAACAAATGGCGGCACAAGCAGGAGGGCTTCATCGCCTTCACCGAGCGAGCGGGCTTCACCGGCATCGAAGTGAAGCCGAATGCCGTCTGTGCCCTAAGGGGCGGCGGCGTGCTCTTCGGCACGGTGAACGGTGCCACACGGGTGGGCGACGAGCGCGAAGCTGAACGGACCGTGGCTCCTCTGGTCACCATCAGGGGCTGGACCGTGAACCTTGAGGAGCGGCCCCTTGAAGGCCGGTCAAGCCTCAGCCACGACGAGCGGAGCATCAGGCTCAGGTACGGCTGCGTGGCCCTGAGCGATCCAGGCGCGGTGCGCTACATGTACCTCCTCGATGGCCTGGAGGACGACTGGCAGCCCATCACCTCCAGCACCGAAGCGGCCTATCCTGCACTGCCGCCCGGCACTTACACCTTCAAGGTGAAGGCCATGGACCGCAGCGGCCTCTGGAGCGAACCGCCTGCCGAGCTGAGCTTCACCATCCACCCCCCTTGGTACCGCAGCTGGTGGTTCTATTCGGCCCTGGCCATCTTCATCGGTGCGTCGCTGTTCAGCTACATCAAGGTGCGGGAGCGGCAGCTGCGCCTGCGCAACCTTGTGCTGGAGAAGAAAGTGGAGGAGCGCACCGCAGAGGTGGTGGCCCAGAGCAAGGAGATCGAGGGGCAGAAGGAACGCATCGAGGACCTGCTGCTGAACATCCTGCCCAAGGAGATCAGCGAGGAGCTGAAGGAGAAGGGGAAGGCCACCGCGCGGCGGCATGACGAGGTCACGGTGGTGTTCACGGACATGAAGGGATTCACCCGTGTGGCGGAGAAGATGACGCCCGAGGAACTCGTGAGCGAACTGGACGACTGCTTCGTCCAGTTCGATGAGATCGTGGGCCGGTACGGGATCGAGAAGATCAAGACCATCGGCGACAGCTACATGTGCGCCGCCGGCGTGCCCACAGGCGATGCTTGGCACGCTCACCGGTGCGTGCTCGCCGCACTGGAGGTGCGCGAGCTCATGAGCCGCTGGCAGAAGGAGCACCGCAGCGCCGGCAAGGAGCCATGGGCCCTGCGCATCGGTGTGCACTCGGGCCCGGTGGTGGCGGGAGTGGTGGGCAAACGCAAGTTCGCCTACGACATCTGGGGCGATACGGTGAACACCGCCAGCCGCATGGAGAGCAGCGGCGAAGTGGGCGAGGTGAACATCAGCGGTGCCACCTACCGCCTTGTGAAGGATCATTTCGAATGCGTGCACCGCGGCCAGGTCGAGGCGAAGAACAAGGGCGCCATCGACATGTACTTCGTCAAGCGCATCAAGCCTGAGTTCAGTGCGAATGCAGAGGGTACGCGGCCCAATGAGCGCCTGCTCAGGCTCTGTTGCGTCTCATTGGCGCAGGAGCTCGCGTAG
- a CDS encoding caspase family protein codes for MRLPFRSRILPSTIFAALLTVPAASQSGKAFLKEADKLRAQLEYEQALEKYGFAISIEPKLIKAWQGRAEVHGALGRAKERAMDLGQVADLDPGDPGHAVAASSAFLDIDSLAPARAFAERAVKVDPKSQSALMALGRACLRIGDLDCASRAADQALAIKATTDTYFLHGIVRSATRDYKTAEFDLDKVIEWNHLYEPAYVALSEVQLALYELYSGPTMKARTLEKAIDKCTRALELNPQSTDALFTRSKALALQKEFAKAIDDISRCMALGRMDRSAYMQRAAYYKGFGQFQNAINDLNQVILADAKDYEALRLRAECREANLDLEGALKDIEGAQKGLELSGALTADQRTAFDEARTRIAKQVFEMNRESDPPSITVVFPYRDGDVARVSGSQDFTKVSGHVRDKSLLQSITVNGKPADYSKDEKDPEFVVVVPLPQEAQEIVVQATDAYGNFTSEVLRVERTEGIAPVIAITSPKPSGAREIALPTGRSDVFIEGAVTDGSLIRLIAVNGVNASYAPDRANPEFSIKVDLKGQDQFTVRAEDQFGNASEQVWTVKRTGSESVAVNRPVGNEGGGAVAPSAKGATWVVHIENSSYRSFPALQVSQNDLAKMQKAFAGYSIQRTISKKNLTKEQMERFFNVELRDLVRTNKVGTILVWYTGHGRTVGGKAYWIPVDGRKDDIYSFYNYGALKAQMQNYSESITNTVVVSDAAAGEASFFDLTR; via the coding sequence ATGCGCCTGCCGTTCCGCTCCCGCATCCTTCCGTCGACCATCTTCGCCGCACTCCTCACGGTGCCGGCCGCATCCCAATCGGGCAAGGCCTTCCTGAAGGAGGCCGATAAGCTGAGGGCCCAGCTGGAGTACGAGCAGGCGTTGGAGAAATACGGATTCGCCATCAGCATCGAGCCGAAGCTGATCAAGGCATGGCAGGGCAGGGCGGAGGTGCATGGCGCCTTGGGCCGGGCCAAGGAACGGGCGATGGACCTGGGCCAGGTGGCCGATCTGGACCCCGGTGATCCGGGCCATGCGGTGGCGGCCTCCTCCGCCTTCCTCGACATCGATAGCCTCGCGCCCGCGCGGGCGTTCGCGGAGCGTGCGGTCAAGGTGGACCCGAAGAGCCAATCCGCGCTCATGGCCCTGGGCAGGGCATGCCTGCGCATCGGCGACCTCGATTGCGCATCGCGCGCGGCCGATCAGGCGCTGGCCATCAAAGCCACCACCGACACCTACTTCCTGCATGGCATCGTCCGCTCCGCCACGCGCGATTACAAGACCGCGGAATTCGACCTGGACAAGGTCATCGAATGGAATCACCTGTACGAGCCGGCCTATGTCGCCCTGAGCGAGGTGCAGCTGGCGCTGTACGAGCTGTATTCCGGACCGACCATGAAGGCCAGGACCTTGGAGAAGGCCATCGACAAGTGCACCAGGGCCCTTGAGCTCAATCCGCAGAGCACTGATGCCCTCTTCACGCGCAGCAAGGCGCTCGCGCTGCAGAAGGAGTTCGCCAAGGCCATCGATGACATCAGCCGGTGCATGGCGCTGGGCCGCATGGACAGGTCGGCCTACATGCAGCGTGCCGCCTATTACAAGGGCTTCGGCCAGTTCCAGAATGCCATCAACGACCTGAATCAGGTCATCCTCGCCGACGCGAAGGACTATGAGGCCCTTCGGTTGAGGGCTGAATGCCGCGAGGCGAACCTCGACCTCGAAGGCGCCTTGAAGGACATCGAGGGCGCCCAGAAGGGCTTGGAGCTGTCCGGTGCACTGACCGCCGATCAGCGGACCGCCTTCGATGAGGCCCGCACGCGCATCGCCAAACAGGTATTCGAGATGAACCGGGAGTCGGACCCGCCCTCCATCACCGTGGTATTCCCTTATCGGGATGGGGATGTGGCGCGGGTATCAGGTTCGCAGGATTTCACCAAGGTGAGCGGACATGTGCGCGACAAGAGCCTGCTGCAATCCATCACGGTGAATGGGAAACCTGCTGACTATTCCAAGGATGAGAAGGATCCGGAGTTCGTCGTGGTGGTCCCCCTGCCCCAGGAAGCACAGGAGATCGTGGTGCAGGCCACCGATGCCTACGGGAACTTCACCAGTGAAGTGCTGCGCGTGGAGCGCACGGAGGGCATCGCCCCGGTGATCGCCATCACCTCGCCGAAGCCGAGCGGCGCGCGGGAGATCGCATTGCCCACGGGCCGGAGCGATGTGTTCATCGAGGGTGCGGTGACGGATGGCAGCCTGATCCGGCTCATCGCCGTCAATGGGGTGAATGCCAGCTATGCCCCGGACCGGGCCAACCCGGAATTCTCGATCAAGGTTGACCTGAAGGGGCAGGACCAGTTCACCGTGCGCGCGGAGGACCAGTTCGGCAACGCGTCCGAGCAGGTGTGGACGGTGAAGCGCACCGGTTCCGAGTCCGTGGCCGTGAACCGTCCTGTCGGCAATGAGGGCGGTGGAGCCGTTGCCCCCTCGGCGAAGGGCGCCACCTGGGTGGTGCACATCGAGAACAGCAGCTACCGGAGCTTCCCGGCCCTGCAGGTCTCGCAGAACGACCTGGCCAAGATGCAGAAGGCCTTCGCCGGCTATTCCATTCAGCGCACCATCAGCAAGAAGAACCTGACCAAGGAGCAGATGGAGCGGTTCTTCAACGTGGAGCTGCGCGACCTGGTGAGGACCAACAAGGTGGGCACCATCCTCGTGTGGTACACCGGCCATGGTCGCACGGTGGGGGGCAAGGCCTACTGGATACCGGTCGATGGCCGCAAGGATGATATCTACAGCTTCTACAACTACGGGGCACTGAAGGCCCAGATGCAGAACTACAGCGAGTCCATCACCAACACGGTCGTCGTCTCCGATGCGGCCGCTGGCGAAGCTTCCTTCTTCGACCTCACCAGGTAG
- a CDS encoding SDR family oxidoreductase, translating into MANGLLKGKRGIITGALNDQSIAWKVAELAHAEGASIVLTNAPVAMRMGEINKLAEAVGAPVIPADATKDEDLEKLFSDGAAHLGGKIDFVLHSIGMSPNVRKGKGYDDLNYEWYRQTLDISAMSFHRMLQAARKTDALAEWGSVVALSYIAAQRVFPGYGDMADAKALLESIARSWGYYLGMEKKVRVNTVSQSPTMTTAGSGIKGFGGFFGFAQEMSPLGNAPAEDCAKYCITLFSDLTRYVTMQNLFHDGGFSSTGVTPQVMDKVTGGM; encoded by the coding sequence ATGGCAAACGGACTGTTGAAGGGGAAGCGCGGCATCATCACCGGCGCGCTCAACGACCAGAGCATCGCCTGGAAGGTGGCTGAGCTCGCCCACGCCGAGGGCGCCTCCATCGTGCTCACCAATGCACCGGTGGCCATGCGGATGGGCGAGATCAATAAGCTGGCAGAGGCCGTGGGTGCCCCGGTGATCCCGGCCGACGCAACCAAGGACGAGGACCTGGAGAAGCTCTTCTCTGATGGTGCCGCGCACCTGGGTGGCAAGATCGATTTCGTGCTGCACAGCATCGGGATGAGCCCGAATGTGCGCAAGGGCAAGGGCTATGACGACCTGAACTACGAGTGGTACCGCCAGACCCTGGATATCAGCGCCATGAGCTTCCACCGCATGCTCCAGGCCGCGCGCAAGACCGATGCGCTGGCCGAATGGGGCAGCGTGGTGGCCTTGAGCTATATCGCGGCGCAGCGCGTCTTCCCCGGCTACGGTGACATGGCAGACGCCAAAGCCCTGCTCGAGAGCATCGCGCGCAGCTGGGGGTACTACCTCGGCATGGAGAAGAAGGTGCGGGTGAACACCGTCAGCCAAAGCCCCACCATGACCACAGCCGGCTCGGGCATCAAGGGCTTCGGCGGGTTCTTCGGATTCGCGCAGGAGATGAGCCCTTTGGGCAATGCGCCGGCCGAGGATTGCGCCAAGTACTGCATCACGCTGTTCAGCGACCTCACCCGGTACGTCACCATGCAGAACCTCTTCCATGATGGAGGGTTCAGCAGCACCGGGGTGACGCCCCAGGTCATGGACAAGGTCACGGGCGGCATGTAG